AATTTGAGATGAAGAAGGTAACATGGCCGACTTTTGAAGAGCTTAAGGGTTCCACCAAGGTGGTTATTGTTTTTTCCATTATTCTTGTTGTGTTCCTTTTTGTCGTCGATTTTATCCTCTCTCAATCAGTCAATGCGCTTATGTAT
This DNA window, taken from Candidatus Neomarinimicrobiota bacterium, encodes the following:
- the secE gene encoding preprotein translocase subunit SecE, translated to MIKKIRDFLASVQFEMKKVTWPTFEELKGSTKVVIVFSIILVVFLFVVDFILSQSVNALMY